AGAAAATTACTCAATAAGATTCAACCAAAGACTCTTCACATACACAGCAAAGCTGACAAAGAGAGGTTACTCATTTGAGAAGGTAGTATCCTCAGGATCATACTCCATCCCTTTCATATGCCGAACCAGAAGTTCCATAAATGAATAAATCAAATCAGTTTGGCGATGACTTTGGTCCCTTGCAATAAACAAATGCACCTCATTATTTATTTCTATCCAACTACACCCTGTTTCTTTCAACACGCCGTTGCTATCCATTTTCTCTCTTAACTTTTTAACATTGATCCACATGCCTTTAGACGCAAAAATATTTGAAAGTAGGATATATGATCCACTGTCTTTTGGATCAATAGATATCGCCATCGATGCTGCATATTTTCCCAGGTCTATATGACCAGCTTCTCTACACGCACTAAGCAAACTCCTCCACACAATGGCAGCTGGTGGAATGGGCATTTGTTCAATGAATTGCATTGCTTCAACCAGTTTACCAGCCCGGCCCAAGAGAGAAACAATGCAAACATAATGCTCTGTTTCTGGTTCAATACCATACCTGGACATGGAATAGAAGTGATGCAATCCTTCTTCAACAAGCCCTACATGGCTACATGCTGAAAGCACTCCAACAAAAGTGACATTGTTAGGCTTATGTCCATCATTTATCATTTTCTCAAACATATTAATAGCTTCTTTTGCTTCTCCATGCTGTGCATAAGTGGATATCATAGAATTCCAACATGCGATATCTCTCTGGAGAGCTGAATCAAACATCCTCTGTGCTTCGTCCAAGCTTCCACACTTGGAGTACATATCAACCAGTGCATTTGTAACATGTGGATCAAAATCTAGGCCGACTTTTACAATCTGGTTATGAAACTGGAGACCGTGGAGGAGACTTACGAGGTTACTAGAAGAAGCAATGAGGGCAACAAAAGTCAACGTATTTGGCTTTTGCAAACAATGCTGCAATTTTAGGAAGAGCTTTAGAGCCTCTTCATTTTCACACTGTTGTATATACCCAAACAACATAGAATTCCATACAGCAATATCCTTCTCATTCATCTCATTAAATACTTGCCTTGCATCTTTAACAGAtgaacattttgagtaaacatcTATTAGGATGCTACGAACAAACATGCCAGCCAAAAAACCAAATTTTATGGTGAGAGCATGAAGCTGCGTACTCAACGCCAAGGAAAAGAGTGAAGCTGACGCACCAAGCAGGCTAACAAAAGTCAAAAGACTTGGAAGAATCAGATTATCTCTCATTTCAGCAAATAGTTCAAAAGCTTCATACAGCCTATCCTGCGTTAAACAAGCTTCAATAAGGGTGTTATAAGATATTACATCATGATTAACCATACAGTCAAAAGCCTTCCTTGCATCACCAAATGAATCACATTTTGAGTACATATCGATCAAGCTATTCTTCACAAAGCCATCAGAATCAACATTAGCTTTCACGGTATAAGCATGCACTTGTCTTCCCAGATCTAAAGTTTCAAGCGAGCCACAAGAGATAAGTACACTACTGCAAGCAAATCTATCTAGACTCCAACCCAAACTGTTCATATCTCTAAACATGCTTATGGCTTCCCAGTCAG
This genomic stretch from Nicotiana sylvestris chromosome 9, ASM39365v2, whole genome shotgun sequence harbors:
- the LOC104244910 gene encoding pentatricopeptide repeat-containing protein At4g39530 isoform X2 produces the protein MFPRAMRKLCRISCTFNSSCPKPLNENSAQSLIRRFTVSSSSPLEEHYPSIPRTRRTQRHYLSELLFSLANSALHYNVVHSQVIVSGFQSNTFLNNIFIRAYSKAGCLEYARTLFDKMPKRDIITWSSVITMYTQSGYYEEALLVFSDFISSYEEDPNEFLLASVVSCCGRLGSAVKGAQLHCFVLKAGFDQFVYVGTSLIDFYSKGGDVGAARLIFNDLSVKNTATWTAIIAACANAGKSGLSLQLLRNMLETDVVPDNYMVSSILGACSSLEYLEGGKEMHAYVLRRGAKMDVTVTDVLIDFYMKCGKVKTARKVFDQMEVIDAISWTTMISGYMQNSSDWEAISMFRDMNSLGWSLDRFACSSVLISCGSLETLDLGRQVHAYTVKANVDSDGFVKNSLIDMYSKCDSFGDARKAFDCMVNHDVISYNTLIEACLTQDRLYEAFELFAEMRDNLILPSLLTFVSLLGASASLFSLALSTQLHALTIKFGFLAGMFVRSILIDVYSKCSSVKDARQVFNEMNEKDIAVWNSMLFGYIQQCENEEALKLFLKLQHCLQKPNTLTFVALIASSSNLVSLLHGLQFHNQIVKVGLDFDPHVTNALVDMYSKCGSLDEAQRMFDSALQRDIACWNSMISTYAQHGEAKEAINMFEKMINDGHKPNNVTFVGVLSACSHVGLVEEGLHHFYSMSRYGIEPETEHYVCIVSLLGRAGKLVEAMQFIEQMPIPPAAIVWRSLLSACREAGHIDLGKYAASMAISIDPKDSGSYILLSNIFASKGMWINVKKLREKMDSNGVLKETGCSWIEINNEVHLFIARDQSHRQTDLIYSFMELLVRHMKGMEYDPEDTTFSNE
- the LOC104244910 gene encoding pentatricopeptide repeat-containing protein At4g39530 isoform X1, which translates into the protein MFPRAMRKLCRISCTFNSSCPKPLNENSAQSLIRRFTVSSSSPLEEHYPSIPRTRRTQRHYLSELLFSLANSALHYNVVHSQVIVSGFQSNTFLNNIFIRAYSKAGCLEYARTLFDKMPKRDIITWSSVITMYTQSGYYEEALLVFSDFISSYEEDPNEFLLASVVSCCGRLGSAVKGAQLHCFVLKAGFDQFVYVGTSLIDFYSKGGDVGAARLIFNDLSVKNTATWTAIIAACANAGKSGLSLQLLRNMLETDVVPDNYMVSSILGACSSLEYLEGGKEMHAYVLRRGAKMDVTVTDVLIDFYMKCGKVKTARKVFDQMEVIDAISWTTMISGYMQNSSDWEAISMFRDMNSLGWSLDRFACSSVLISCGSLETLDLGRQVHAYTVKANVDSDGFVKNSLIDMYSKCDSFGDARKAFDCMVNHDVISYNTLIEACLTQDRLYEAFELFAEMRDNLILPSLLTFVSLLGASASLFSLALSTQLHALTIKFGFLAGMFVRSILIDVYSKCSSVKDARQVFNEMNEKDIAVWNSMLFGYIQQCENEEALKLFLKLQHCLQKPNTLTFVALIASSSNLVSLLHGLQFHNQIVKVGLDFDPHVTNALVDMYSKCGSLDEAQRMFDSALQRDIACWNSMISTYAQHGEAKEAINMFEKMINDGHKPNNVTFVGVLSACSHVGLVEEGLHHFYSMSRYGIEPETEHYVCIVSLLGRAGKLVEAMQFIEQMPIPPAAIVWRSLLSACREAGHIDLGKYAASMAISIDPKDSGSYILLSNIFASKGMWINVKKLREKMDSNGVLKETGCSWIEINNEVHLFIARDQSHRQTDLIYSFMELLVRHMKGMEYDPEDTTFSNEYAIFKNISEQGGRRCPK